Proteins encoded in a region of the Ursus arctos isolate Adak ecotype North America unplaced genomic scaffold, UrsArc2.0 scaffold_2, whole genome shotgun sequence genome:
- the BCL7B gene encoding B-cell CLL/lymphoma 7 protein family member B isoform X2 — MKTPLFPAVLAHTEPTGEKKWVTVGDTSLRIFKWVPVTDSKEKEKSKSNSSAAREPNGFPSDASANSSLLLEFQDENSNQSSVSDVYQLKVDSSTNSSPSPQQSESLSPAHTSDFRTDDSQPPTLGQEILEEPSLPASEVADEPPTLTKEEPVPLETQVAEEEEDSGAPPLKRFCVDQPTVPQTASES, encoded by the exons GGAGAAAAAGTGGGTGACTGTGGGTGACACTTCCCTTAGGATATTTAAATGGGTTCCTGTGACAGACAGCAAGGAG aaagaaaagtcaaaatcGAACAGTTCAGCAGCCCGGGAACCTAATGGCTTTCCCTCTGATGCCTCAGCCaattcctctctccttcttgaaTTCCAGG ATGAAAACAGCAACCAGAGTTCTGTATCTGATGTCTATCAACTCAAGGTGGACAGCAGCACCAACtcaagccccagcccccagcagagtGAGTCCCTGAGCCCAGCACACACCTCTGACTTCCGCACAGATGACTCCCAGCCCCCCACTCTGGGCCAGGAGATCCTCGAGG agccctccctgcctgcctcagaAGTTGCTGATGAACCTCCCACCCTCACGAAGGAAGAACCTGTTCCACTAGAGACACAG GTtgctgaggaagaggaagactccGGTGCCCCACCCCTGAAACGCTTCTGTGTGGACCAGCCCACAGTGCCGCAGACAGCATCAGAGAGCTAG